The sequence below is a genomic window from Equus caballus isolate H_3958 breed thoroughbred chromosome 11, TB-T2T, whole genome shotgun sequence.
ACCACAGCTCGTGGGAGGTACTGCCCACCTGGAGGCTGAGCTCTCCTCCTGGCCTTGACCTGACCTTTACCTCTTCTTTCCACAGACAGCAACTTCCTGCTGGCCAACGCACAGGGCCCACGGGGCTTTCCCATAGTCTACTGCTCTGACGGCTTCTGCGAGCTCACAGGCTACGGCCGCACCGAGGTCATGCAGAAAACCTGCAGCTGCCGTTTCCTCTATGGTCCAGAGACCAGTGAGCCAGCCCTGCAGAGGCTGCATAAGGCCCTGGAGGGCCATCAGGAGCATCGGGCTGAGATCTGCTTCTACCGAAAGGATGGTGAGAGGGCCTGGCCCACCCTGCAGCCCTGCCCAGACCCTATGCCTTACCCAGAGTCCACCCAACACAGTGGAAGCCTGGGTGCTGGTCTCCACACTGCCACAAGCTGTCTGTGTGACACTGAGTGCATCCctgaccctctctgagccttggttctcCCATCTGGAAGGTGAAGGAGTTGGCTGACATAATCTCGGGGGTTCTGTCCAGCTCTAAACCTCTGCCGAGCCCTTAGACTATGCCAGGAACCAAGGTGGATGAGAGAGGGATGCCACAGGCTGCTCACTCCTCTGCCCCATCTCCCCACACCTGCAGGCTCTGCCTTTTGGTGCCTCCTGGATATGATGCCCATCAAGAATGAGATGGGGGAGGTCgtgcttttcctcttttccttcaagGACATCTCTCAGAGTGGAAGCCCAGGACTTGGTCCCCCAGGAGGCCATGGGGACAGTAATCATGGTAACTGCAAGTCTGGGGAAAAGGCATGAATGGTCAGAGGTcttcacccaaggtcacacaagacCTCTCCATACCCAGCCTCATGAGATGAGCACCCATTTATCTCTGTACCCTTCTTCCCAACAGAAAACTCCCTTGGCAGGAGGGGAGCCAGCTCGAGACTTCGATCTGCCAGGAGGCAGAGCCGTACCGTCCTACGCCGACTGACTGGCCACTTTGGCCGCCGGGGCCAGGGAAGCATGAAAACCAGTAATGTGAGTCCCATCTCTACCCCAGCATCTCCCAGCCTTAATTCTGAGGCACCCTTGCTACTGTCTCCCTGTTTCCCTGTTTGTCTGGTCTCCCTCCAGAGGCTTGTTCCTCTGTCTGCCCATTTCTCACGTACAACTCTCTGCTCTATCCCATGTCCCCTCACATCTTTCATACCCGTCTCCTTTGCTGCCTTGTGATTGACATTACTCTGCTCTGAGGATATCGCAAGGGTGGGGTTCTAGCAGAAGTTACATCACCTACCTTTGTGTCGTCAGGGTACATTATGGGGGGTAAAATCACAAGCAGTGGTCCTAGGGGGAAATCCCCTGTTGGCAGTGTGGCATGCAGCCCTGTGTCCCATTCCTAGGACCCTGATAAAGCCATAGGGTCGCGTCTCCAACCCTCTGTAGAGGCTGTTAGGGCTACAGGGAATGGGGTGTGCCGTGCCAGCTTCCCCTCATTCCTGGGGTATACCCATCCTCTACTTGGGCCCCCAGAACCCAAAAGGAACTTGAGGGAGAAGTTAGTGACCTCTCAAGCTAGGCTGTGTGCCTGATTTGTCATAATCTCCTTCTCAAGCAGGGTGAAGGTCAAGCCTTATAAATATCCCCCACAAAACATGATTGATTCAGAAGGGGGCCTGAGCAGTAGCTCGGCAGAGGAAGGAAGTGTCAGGTGCCAGCCCCTGAACCATCTCCTgaccctctccctcctctcatgGTCATGCTTGCAGtgcccacccccccttccccatcccctgcctctcctccccactAGCCTTGGCTCCTCTTTCCCCCAAGAGTCCCCAACCGCCACCCCTCTCCCCTTAGAACGTGTTTGAGCCAAAGCCATCAGTGCCCGAGTACAAGGTGGCCTCCGTGGGGGGGTcccgctgcctcctcctccactaCAGCGTCCCCAAGGCTGTCTGGGATGGCCTCATCCTCCTCGCCACCTTCTACGTTGCCGTCACCGTCCCCTACAATGTCTGCTTCTCGGATGATGATGACACCCCCATAACTTCCCGACACACCCTTGTCAGCGACATCGTTGTGGAGATGCTCTTCATCCTGGGTCAGACCCTCTGCCCTACATACCCTGGTGGGTGGGCTGGAGGGACCCACTCACTCAAGCCTTGCTCCATGCTGGGCCTGGAGGACCCAGGTGTTCAGAGCCCATCCATTCCTGGATCTTTAAGTCCTAATGATCCATGTGCCCTCATTCCTGACCCTGAAGCCTTCAGCCTTTAGACCTGTTCTCCCTGAGGACCAGCCAGAAGCCCAATCTGTCTTCCCCATTTCTGCCTCCAGCTCCATTCTGGGTCTCTAAGGCTGGTTCCTGGCTTACCCAGTTCCTCTGCCCCTTGGAGTTCTTAGGCTGAGGCCCCCTAGTAACAGCCTCTTGTGCCCCCAGATATCATCCTGAACTTCCGTACCACCTATGTGTCCCAGTCTGGCCAGGTGGTCTCTGCTCCTCGTTCCATTGGCCTCCACTACCTGGCCACCTGGTTCTTCATTGACCTCATTGCCGCTCTGCCTTTTGACCTGCTTTACGTCTTCAACATCACGGTGGTGAGTGACTCGTGTCCCACCATGCAGCCCAGCCTCCCAACTTCAGCACAGTGTCTCCCATTAAGGGACTGACCTCAAACCCAGACTCAGTCCTTCCCATCAATCCATCTGCGAATATTTGTCAGGCACCTGCTGTGGGCAGAGCTCTAGGCGAGGTGCTGAGAAAGAGCTGAGAGGGTCTGTGCTCTTGGGGAGCTCAGCTCCCAATCTCCGACGGAAgctgagacaaatgaaaagctAACTAGGGCTACCAAGGCGGTGTTGATCTGATGCCAAATGAGTGgtacttttcacatttttatttaacaaacaacTGATGAGCATTTAGCTGTCTGCAAAGCACTGTGTGGGGCATGGTCACTGTGGGGAAAAGGCACAAGGATTCAGCCGCCAAACACTAAGCTGGTGAGGGGGCAGGACTACTGGAGGgcacagcagaaagagaagaggtAAATGGAGTGGAAGATGGGGTCCAGGTATTGCTGCGTGGGGGCTGGGCACGAAGCAGCTGACCTCGGAGTTCCAGGCTGGAACATGGGCATGCGCAAAAGTGATCTGAAATTTGGCCAGCACCTGGGAGGCCAGAGCACCCACCCCAGTGAGGCAGAGGCTAAGGTGGCCTGGGAAGCGTtcctgagggaggagagagcagagccagACTTTAGACAGACAGTAGGATTTGGCTGGCAGGATGAGGAGAGAGCATTTGGGGGAGCATAGTAAGCCAAGACAAGGAGGTAGGGGCTGTGAGGTAGATTTGGAGGCAGAGAGGGCCAGGACTTGTGtcctcccagctccctggggCTGCCAGAGGTGCCCTGAGTGCTCAGCTCTGCACCCAGCCAGCAGATGGTAGGTCTTCTCAAGTCCGGGGTGAGAGAGTGCCACCCTGTGTCCCCAGGCCCCCTTGGTTCTTGGGTGGGGAGGTGGAGAGCAGTTTCCCTGTGCGCTCGCTCTCTGCCACACTTAGCTATAGCGGGAAACCACCTACACGCAGCCGGATTTAACTAGCCGCCAACGGGCTGTGggcctcttcccctgcctgtgtacacgtgtgtgcacTTTCCcacacacgtgcatgtgtgtatgtctgCCCTGAGGCTCCAGCCATTCCCAGCAgagctccccacccctcctcgtGAGTGCCCCCCGACCCCTGTGCCCACCAGGCTGTGTCAGCCAGGCAGACAGCTGTccctgagggagagggagagcggCAGAGAGCCCCTCTCCTACCTCCCAGGCAGTTCTCCTCCTCTGGTACCTTCAGGAGCACTTTACAATTTACTAAGTAAGTTCTTTCACACATGTCATCACAAAGAAGCCTCACAATAACCCTTCAGGGCAGATTCTCTTATCCTTCTTTATCAGAGGTAgatgcagaggctcagagaggttaagtggcttgctgaaggtcacacagttagcaGTGGAAGGCAGGAGACCGAAACCAGATCTCCAGACTCCTAGCCTAGTATTCCTTCCAACATACCCAGGAAAGCAGGGTACCTGAGTGGATGGTCAGCCACAAGGGAAGACGAGGAGCAATGCcggggctggagggaggcagagcaAAGACAGAGGATGAGGGAGCACTGGCAGAGCTGTGGACTTGAAGGAGCCCGCCCTGGGACATTCTGTccaaggagaaggagaggagggccCCAAGGGAGTGGGGCCCAAGGGCAGGTGACTAGGGGAAGCCCTGAAGCACTCAAGTTTGGAGTCAGGAGCTCTgggagctggaggcaggcagTAAGCCCTGGGGAGGGTCCATGTGGGGGAATCAGGACCACCTCCTGTCCAGCTCCTTCACCTAAAATTAGAGGAAATGGCATGAGGTGGCTCAGGAGGCGTGTAGGGCTAGGGCTACAGAGGATGCTCCGGGAGGCCCCTGGAAGGACAGTGAAGGACCTTCATACCAAGTGCCCCGGGCGCTgccccagagcccccagccctAGCCTCCAAGCTGCCCCCACCCGTAGTAGTGAGCAGATAAGCCTCCACCTGCCCTCCATCTCCAAGATTGGAAGGGCTAACTGAAGCATTAATAACCACAATGAAAACAGTTGTAGTGCTAATATTAGCTAACATTTGCAGGACCCTTACTGGGTGCCACTGGCCCCATTGATCCCCACCTAACCCCACAAGGTCTGAGACCTCGCAGCCCAGGCTCCCTCGGtccccactctccttccctcAACATTTCAGCACGACCTGCTCATCTGCAGCTGACCACAAGGGGAAAGGTCCCTAAACCTTCCCCAGTCCTCAAGGGGCCACTCCCATCACAATTGCTGTCATCTCTAACAACCAGTTCTCATCCAACTGCCAGTCGTGCCCTGAGGGCTTTGAGCGGGGCCAGAGGTCATTTAGCCTGTTGCCCTCCTTTGACCTCCATCAGCTCACTGTGCTAAGAGAGAGTAGAACAAATAGACTTTGTTGTCagccctgattttttttttttttttgaggaagattagccctgagctaacatctgctgccaatcctcctcgtttttgctgaggaagactggccctgagctaacatccatgcccatcttcctccactttatatgtgggacgcctaccacagcgtggtttgccaagtggtgccatgtccgcacctgggatccaaacgggtgaaccctgggccactgaagcagaacgtgcacacttaaccactgcgccaccgggccggccctgtcaGCCCTGATTTGAGTCCCAGCTCCATCATTTCCTTGgtctgtgaccttgagtaagtcactggcctctctgagccttagcttACTCATCTGCAGTCTGGGAATGATGACGATAATTGGACTGAAGGATAGATTATTTTATGAGGACTACAAATACTTAGCCCAGGGTCTGACACATACAGTAAGCACTTACtcagtgttagctattattagtgTTAGTATTATTCTCTCCCATCTGCATTTCTTGGTCACCTTCTCAGGACAACAGGGATGTTTCTCCTGCTGCAGCTTCCCCTGGCTCCAGGGCATCTGgtggccaggccctgggaggggacATGGGGGCCGTGAGGGCTGTCAGGAGGTGTGCCTGCTGACAACTCCCCACTCCACTCCTGCAGACATCGCTGGTGCACTTGCTGAAGACCGTGCGGCTGCTGCGGCTCCTGCGGCTGCTGCAGAAGCTGGAGCGGTACTCCCAGTGCAGCGCTGTGGTGCTCACGCTGCTCATGTCCGTCTTTGCGCTCCTTGCCCACTGGATGGCCTGTGTCTGGTATGTCATCGGGCGCCGGGAGATGGAGGCCAATGACCCGCTGCTCTGGGACATCGGTGAGCCACCGACCCCAGGCTTTCACTGAGCACCCATCCACCTGCCCTGTCCACTCAGGCCCCCAAGCAGATGCCTCCACCAGGAGCCACACCCACCACCCCGTATTCCACCATTCATCCAGCAAACATGCACTGAGCTCCTTCCGGGTCAGGCGTGGGAATATTGATTTGAAGACAAGGGCTCTGCCTTGgggggacctcacagcctagcaGGGGAGCACTATCAGTAATAGGCGATTAAAATACAGTATGGGAAACACTGATGGTCAGGAGGGTGTTTTGGGAAGAGGGAGCGATACCTCCACCTAGACCCTTCCGGTGGCTCCCCACCACCCTCTAAATAAAGTCCACACACAGTGCACGCCCTAAATAATCCTGCAGCCCTCTCTGTACCCACCTGGCTGCCCTTTCTCCCATGCTGCCTGTGTACAGCCACAGTGGCCTCCCTCCAGCACCCCGGGGATGCTGCTTTCTCACTTTGGCCCTtgaatatgttttcctttctggaacctttcccttttgtcttccctctcttcttcaccTAGGGGACTTTTCTATTCCTTGTAGTCTCAACTGAAATGCTCTGTCCTAAGGGAGCCCTTCAGGAATTCTAGcaccctacccccacccctcacTGGGCTGGCTCACCCTAACACACGATGACTCCTAGGACACGCTATACCTCCCTTTTAGTAGCTCGTCTCCCACCTGTAATGATGTATTTCACAACTCTTTCTCCTCCGGTTGTAATTTTACCAGGGCAGGGAGAATGGCTGGCTGGGTCAAGTCCTAGCGCCCTGTGCACgagaggtgctcaataaactaATTATTAGAGACTTGAAGGGGCCCCTGAACAGTCGGTAGTGTAGGGAATTCTTGGACTGCGACTGTAACCAGTTCACCGTGATTTTCCGGTGCCAGCCTGTGCAAACCTCCCTTGCCTCTCTAaatacttgcccaaggtcaagcgCAGGCAGTGCAGGGAAACCCAGTTCTCCACCTCTCTCGCAGCTGGGGCTCCTTGCATTCCTCCACCCCCAGGCTGGTTGCACGAGCTGGGCAAGCGGCTAGAGGTGCCCTACGTCAATGGCTCGGCGGGCGGCCCGTCGCGGCGCAGCGCCTACATCGCTGCGCTCTACTTCACGCTGAGCAGCCTCACCAGCGTGGGCTTCGGCAACGTGTGTGCCAACACCGACGCGGAGAAGATCTTCTCCATCTGCACTATGCTCATAGGCGGTGAGGCCGGGCCTGCCAAGCCGCAGGGTGGCTCTGCTAAGCCCCGCatgcagacagggaaactgaggccctaaGAGGGCAAGGTGTCCACCCACGTCCAGACAGTCGTGCATTCATTCATAGATATTTTTTCAGCACCTACTACATGCTGGCCCTGGGGGATGCCACAAACAGGCGTGGCCTTTTGCAAAGGGGTGGGGAAACCCAAGTTCACGACTTAATTTGCGGGGTAGGGGGCATGAGAGGAGCATTAGTTCTGACCCCTCTCGGAACCACCCTCTATTCCCCGGCCCAACCCAGCTCCTGGTACCACGTAGACACGCAGGAGCCCACTGACTCTCCTGGCCCTCCTCAGGAACCCAGAGGCCCGTCCAGGgcagggtgggtttggaagcaggCGAGGAGGCGGGAGGGGTGGCCGCCCCTGACCAGCTGCCCGCTGCCGCCGCTGCAGCACTGATGCACGCAGTGGTGTTCGGGAACGTGACAGCCATCATCCAGCGCATGTACTCCCGCCGCTCGCTCTACCACAGCCGCATGAAGGACCTCAAGGACTTCATCCGCGTGCACCGCCTGCCGCGGACGCTCAAGCAGCGCATGCTCGAGTACTTCCAGACCACATGGGCCGTCAACAGCGGCATCGACGCCAACGAGGTAGGGCGCGTGGCACCTGTGTCTACTGCCTGGCAGCACAGTGGGGAAAGGGTCGCCACCTCTCGGGGTTTGAAATGGGGCACATGGGACCGAGGGAGGTGAGGTGCTGTTCACGAGGGCAGGAGCCCACCCAAATCCAAATCCCTTTTCCTTCGTACTAGAATATGGGAGCTGAAAGGGAGCGCAGGTCTTAGCTAGTGCCATGCTCCCTGCAACCCACGTTTTGTGAACGCCTGCTTTGGACCAGCCTCTGTGCTGGACAAAGGTTGCTCAGAGATGATCATACTCAGCCCTTGCTCTCAGGAAGACACCAGCCTAGTGAGGGAGGCAGACAGGTAAACAATTACGCAGTGAATTCCACTGTACTGGAGGGATGCTGGTGCAGTGGGGTCCTCATTGTGTCTAGGCCTAGAGGAGTCAGGGAAAGTGGCACatcagaggggaagagaaggaaaagacaagaaggaaatCGGCCTGCTACGGGAAGgtcattccaggcagaaagagcAATGAGAACACAGGTCTGGAAATGTTGACACAAAACAGTAGGTTCAGGGAACTGAAGTTAGTTCAGTGAGCCTTCAGGAACTGGTGTGTGAGtgcagtggagggaggagggcgagaAGAGTGCAAgagatggggctggggaggcagccaTGCCCAGCCCATGGGTGGTCTTGAATTTAGAGTTTGTCCTGCAAAATTTTTAGGCTGGGGAGTGGCCTGGGGAATCTAGAAGGTATTTTTGAGAGCAGGAGCCATGGGACTCAGGGTGATCAGCTTGTTGCAAGAGAGGAGCTGGGagtgactcccaggtttctgccTTGGGCAAAGGGCAAAGGGATGGAGGCATTACAGGAGAAAGACTGGACTTAGCGGTAAAAATGAGAGTCCAGGGTTGGGCCATGGTGAGATGGTGGTGCCATGGGAGATCCAGGTGGGGTTGCCCTAGATAGTTGAAATACAGGTCTGGACCCAGATGTAGGGCTCTTCTGGGCTCACAGGGAGCAAGGAAGCCATGGAGCTGGTTGCCATGATACAGGGAGAGTAGGAAAAGTAAGAAGAGAGCCAAGGGCTACACTGAGGAAGAGGAGCCTGGGGAGGAAATGGGAAAGAAGcagtcagagaggtgggagaacAGAGGGAGAGGTCAACGTGCCAGAGTGGCCCAGGGGCTCCATAAGATGAGGATGGAACTGTGAACACTAAGTTTGGCCCCTAGGAGGTCATTGGTAATGTTCAAAGTCTAGTGTAATGCTGCATTTTACAGGCGGGGAtactgaggcctagagagaggAAATGGATTGCCCAGGGTGCACAGGGCTTTGAGAGCAGAACTGACTTCTAGTCTCCTGACTCCCTGTGGAAGGCTGACCCACCAGGGATGGTTCTTGCATGTGTGGGGTTGAGTAACCAGTACACGTGTGTGAGAGACCAGTGTGTGTAGCCATGGGCAGTGGACAGACAGAAGACCTAGTCTCTGACCCAGAACTTGGGTTGGGAGGTCCACACACAGGCAAAATTGAAGTTAGACACACAGAAGTCCTCCTGAAGGTCAGGAATGGGTAACTTCAAAGCAAAGGGCAAGTTGGAGCTCTCTCCTTGGAGACAGCTCAGCACATTTGTAGAACTCAAGTAGCAGCTGCAGGGGGATGGCCAGAATGACCTATGCCCCTTATGCAGTTACTGCGTGACTTCCCAGACGAGCTGAGAGCTGACATTGCTATGCACCTGAATCGGGAGATCCTGCAGCTGCCGCTATTTGGAGCAGCGAGCAGGGGCTGCCTGCGGGCCCTCTCCCTGCACATCAAGACTTCGTTCTGCGCTCCTGGGGAGTACCTGTTGCGTCGTGGGGATGCCCTGCAGGCGCATTACTATGTCTGCTCCGGCTCGCTTGAAGTGCTCCGTGACAGCATGGTGCTGGCTATCCTGGGTGAGGACCCCCTGACCACTACCTACCCCAGAACCTTCCCCCAGAGGCCTTGGGAGTGGCCAGGAATCCAGGGACTGGGATACCCCCAGTGGATATCTGGAATTCCTACTGAGGAGTACTCTTTCTGGTCCCTTTACCCTACTAGCACCCCCTTTTGACCATTCCACTGGGACTATCCCCTAATCCCATTGGCCATCCCTTAACCCATCAACCCTTCCCCAGTGACTATCCCCCAACTGAATTGATCCTTTCCCATTGCACATCCCCCAATTCCATTGACCTTTTTCCATGGACCCTCAATTCCATTCACCTTTACTCTTTAACTGACCCCTCTGGCCCTTCTTTATTGATCATCTAATTCCATAGATCATTTGTCCAGCCTTACTGACATCTCCCACTGACTGCCTCCCAACTTCACCAGTCATTCTTCACCAACCTTTTCTGAACCCATTGATTATTTCCACCCAGTCCCATTGATTGACCCACCTTCAACCATCCTCCAAACACTGGCCATCCCTCAAATCCATTAATCATCTCCCACTGATATCCTCTTGGTCCCCCTGCCCAAGCTGACTGTCCCCATCCCTTATCCACAGGGAAAGGGGACCTGATTGGGGCAGATATCCCTGAGCCGGGGCAGGAGCCTGGGTCaggagcagggccaagctgcgtGCTGAAGACCAGCGCTGATGTGAAGGCACTGACCTACTGTGGCCTGCAGCAGCTGAGCAGCCGAGGGCTGGCTGAGGTCCTGAGGCTCTATCCTGAGTACGGGGCTGCCTTCCGGGCTGGCCTGCTCCGGGACCTCACCTTCAACCTGCGCCAGGGCTCTGACACCAATGTATGTAGACCCATCATGGCCTCCATCTCCACCAAGGTCCTCTCCTTCAAAGCAGACCTCCCCTAGCCCCAGAGAGAGCCTCATGCTTCTCCTTCCACCCTGAAAACATCATCTGTCAACCCCCTTCCATTGCCCCTTCCATGCTTAACATCTTTCAACCCCACTGACTCTGCTCCATTGGCCATTACCCAATCCCATGGACCATCTCTCACTACCTCTACTTCCAACTCTACTGACCCATCTCCTGTTGGCCACACCTCAGCCTCATTCCAGATACCTCAAAGGACCCTCCCTTTGGAAACAATCTCCCTTGTGTGCCCCTCCTCCGTGAAGTCCCTCTCTAGACCGGGCACCATCTCCTGGGGCTTCCTCTTCTCCACTCACCAAGTGTTTCCTGAGCCTGTTTTGGTTTAGGCTCTGGGCCAGATCTACAGTTTACACCTTAGGCCTTTGTCTTTTACTGCTTTTCAGACTGACTTTACCACTCAGGATTTCTCTGAGTCGGAGTCGGAGGTGTCTCTGATTCAGGTCCACAGAAAGGCCCCACATTCTCAAACCCCGCAACACTGATGGGTGGGACTAGGAGGTGCTGTCCCAGGGGCGTGCAGAGGTGTGAGTCAGCTTGAACCCCCTATGTCCCCGCAGGGCCTCAGCCGCTTTTCCCGATCCCCTCGCCTCTCCCAGGTAACACTCCCTTCCTGGGTGGGGTTGAGGTTGCATGGGGGAGAGGCCGTGAGTGGGGGCACCTTTCCTTGGCTTCTCCGCtgctgggagaagggagaggggatggggagcGGCAGCCACCAGTGAAGGCCGTCGCTTAATGAAAGGCCTGTTATTCACCGTCCTGCAACATCAGCTGCCCCTCTGCCCACAGCCCCACTCGGAAAGCCTCGGCTCCTCCTCTGACAAGACCCTGCCATCCATCACAGAGGCTGAGGCTGGGGCAGAGCCCGGGGGTAGTTCCAGGCCCCGCCGGCCCATCCTGCTGCCCAACCTCAGCCCAGCGCGGCCCCGGGGCTCTCTGGTCAGCCTTCTGGGCGAGGAGCTGCCCCCATTCTCAGCCCTTGTGTCCTCCCCTTCTCTGTCCCCGTCCCCATCCCCTGCCCTGGCTGGCCAGGgccacagcccctcccctcttGGCCCCCCCAGGGGCTCTGCTGCCTGGAAGCCCCCCCAGCTTCTCATTCCCCCACTGGGAACCTTTGGACCTCCGGACCTCAGTCCCCGGTGAGACGCCAgcctcctctgccttccccatACCCCTGCTGGCTTCCAGAACCTTCTCTGGGCTCTGTCCCCAGCATTCCAGCCAGTGcttctccctgtctctgccccatctgcccaccccacccttccTGATCTGCCACAGCTTGCAACCCCACCCTCTATGACCGctgctcctccccagctccctggcGCTGCTGCCCCTGTTC
It includes:
- the KCNH4 gene encoding voltage-gated delayed rectifier potassium channel KCNH4; amino-acid sequence: MPVMKGLLAPQNTFLDTIATRFDGTHSNFLLANAQGPRGFPIVYCSDGFCELTGYGRTEVMQKTCSCRFLYGPETSEPALQRLHKALEGHQEHRAEICFYRKDGSAFWCLLDMMPIKNEMGEVVLFLFSFKDISQSGSPGLGPPGGHGDSNHENSLGRRGASSRLRSARRQSRTVLRRLTGHFGRRGQGSMKTSNNVFEPKPSVPEYKVASVGGSRCLLLHYSVPKAVWDGLILLATFYVAVTVPYNVCFSDDDDTPITSRHTLVSDIVVEMLFILDIILNFRTTYVSQSGQVVSAPRSIGLHYLATWFFIDLIAALPFDLLYVFNITVTSLVHLLKTVRLLRLLRLLQKLERYSQCSAVVLTLLMSVFALLAHWMACVWYVIGRREMEANDPLLWDIGWLHELGKRLEVPYVNGSAGGPSRRSAYIAALYFTLSSLTSVGFGNVCANTDAEKIFSICTMLIGALMHAVVFGNVTAIIQRMYSRRSLYHSRMKDLKDFIRVHRLPRTLKQRMLEYFQTTWAVNSGIDANELLRDFPDELRADIAMHLNREILQLPLFGAASRGCLRALSLHIKTSFCAPGEYLLRRGDALQAHYYVCSGSLEVLRDSMVLAILGKGDLIGADIPEPGQEPGSGAGPSCVLKTSADVKALTYCGLQQLSSRGLAEVLRLYPEYGAAFRAGLLRDLTFNLRQGSDTNGLSRFSRSPRLSQPHSESLGSSSDKTLPSITEAEAGAEPGGSSRPRRPILLPNLSPARPRGSLVSLLGEELPPFSALVSSPSLSPSPSPALAGQGHSPSPLGPPRGSAAWKPPQLLIPPLGTFGPPDLSPRIVDGIEDSGSTAEAPTFRFSRRPEHPRPRSQAPPTGTRPSRELTTEAEEVKEVCRLNQEISRLNQEVSQLSQELRHMMSLLQARLCPPGHPTVSAWPPDPPCPQLRPPCISPCLSGPRPSLQDTTLAEVHCPASVGTAETGAAPPNLRPSVLSPYPSEPDPLVPSPVPEASPLTPSLRRHSFRSRSDTFH